The region CATGGCAGTAGTGCTAATATCGACAAGGCCGTTGCTGCTATTGGGGAAATAAAGAATTTTCTTCAACAGGACGTATACGAGAATACACCGATACCTGAAACACTGGAACGCTTAAAAATGATTGTTGCCTAACAACTATCAGGATGGTGAGCCATGAAGAAATTCCGCTTCCGCCTTGAGGCACTGTTAAAGTTCCGCAAAACGCAGGAGGAACAGGCGCAAATCAAACTGGCTGAGGCCACAAGCCGTTTGCAGGGTGAACAAGAACTGCTGGGTGAACTTCAAAATAAACTTGTTGCCAACTTTGCTTTGCTTAGTCGTCGGCAACAGGCCGGCAGCTCGACAATTGAAGCGCTTAAAACTTGTAGTTATTATATCGATAAAATAAAGAGAGATATTACCATTCAGGAAGAACAAGTTGCAAAGGCTACAGCCTATCGCCAGGAGTGCCTGGAAGAATTGACAACTGCTGCAAAACAGCGAAAGCTTGTTGCTAGCCTGCGGGATAAGCGTTTGGACCAATACTATAGCGAACTTTTGCAGGAAGAGCAAAAAATTCTTGATGAGCTTGGAACGCAGGTCTTTATACGTGACAAGGAGAGTGTATTATAATGCTACAAGGAGTTAATCAAGTTATTCAAAAAATTAATGATATTGAACGGCGTTTTTCGCGTGTTACGCCGGAACCTGCGCTGTCAGGTGATTTTGCCACAGCCTTTGCTTCAGCAACTGCTCAACAACAGGTAAGTATAAAAGCGGCGGCAGCTAATGTTAGTGCCGAAGGCGGCGATATATCCAAGATGGTTTATTTGGCTGCCGTCAAATATGGTGTTAATCCTAAATTGGCACTGGCTGTGGCGCAGGCTGAATCCGGCTTATCACCTAATGTTGTTTCACCTGCCGGAGCCGTTGGCGTAATGCAGCTTATGCCTGAAACTGCCCGTTCACTGGGAATTCGAAATATTAACGACGCTCGCGAAAATATTGATGGCGGTGTTCGCTACCTTAAACAAATGCTCACGATGTTTGATAATGATGTTACCAAAGCTGTGGCAGCCTATAATGCCGGGCCGCAAGCGGTAAAAAACTATAATGGAATTCCACCGTACCGCGAAACACGCGATTATGTTGCCAGAGTATTGTCACTGGCCAAGTAGAGGAGTCTATAACTATGGCTGTAAAAACTAAAAGTCCTGCTGCCAATTCCAAACAGCCGCCCTTATCTAAGCCTAAATCTGGCTTAGTGATGAAAAGTATGGCTATACTGGTAGCTTTATTGATACTAATAGCCATAGGCTTTGCGGTCGGGGTTTATTTAAAGTTAATTGATGTGGAAAAATTAGCTAATGATATGAACTTATCCCAATATCCGGTTGTTGGCAAGTTCTTTCCTAAAACCAATTTTGAAACTGTAAATATTGAAGATGATACTTTAACTACTCAGCCGGCAGTGCCGCCAAAACCAAACCAGGCTCCGTCTCAATCAATGCCGGTAGCACAGATACCTCAGCCTTCTGATCCTAACATAATAACTAAGGAAGATTTGGAGAAGCAGGCTAAGTTAAAACAGCAAGAGGAAGCTAAACGTATTTCCAAACTGGCACGGTTGTATGGTGGTATGAAACCGGAAGAAGCTACAGCAATCATGAAAGAACTTGATGATGCCACCGTACTTGCGATCTTTGGAAAAATGGATGAAGAGCAAGTGGCGAAAATTTTAGCATTATTTGACCCTAACCGCGCCGCCCGTTTGACTCAAGATATGCTTAGAGGACCGGCCAAGCCGTCTAGCCTATAGCATATAGATTACGTTGGTTTTGAAAGGAGGTGAAATAATGAATTTAGCGCTTAATATGTTGTCAGCCAATCTGGCGATACCATCAGTTTCTGCCGATAGAAGTGCCAACGGCAAACTAAATAGCGAGCAGGGGATTAGTTTCATTGATTCACTAAACAGTGTAATTTCCCAGTCTGATATAACAGATGCAGTAGAAACGAAGCAAACTATAGTGCAACCAATAATTTCTGCCAATACGAAACCGGTTAATCGGTCCCTTGTTTCCGGTATGCCAGCAGCCCTGGTAAAAAAAGGCGGCAACTCAGACGGCGGACAGGCGATAACTGAGTTTTCCGGTATACTGGCTGCTGAAACAGCCAAAGCTGACGATATTAATACAACGACGCAACCAGGTCAAGATTTATTGGCAACTATCAACAATTCAGCACTGGCTGCACCAATGTATTTCATTCTGCCGACAGCCAATCTATTGCCGGCTACTAAGGCTCAGTATGCAGTAACAACCGAACCTTCCGCTACTTCTATTGACGCACTGACATTCACCCAGTCCAGGATTATGTCCAATATGCCTGAATTACCTTTAGGTCCTACGCCTATAAGTTTAGGGCAGACCGATTTCTTAAACCCAGCAGGTGACAGTATTGTAGTTAATAATCAGGTTGAGCAAAATCAAAGATTGTTGTTCAACATACCAGAGTCTGCTCAGCCTCAAGTAGCTATACCTGTTCAGATCTTGAACGCCAATTTGAACAAAAGTCTTGGACAAATACCACTTCCCGAGCCTAATCTTACTGCTGATCCAACACTATCCGGAGCAGTGGTTGCCAATCCCCCAAAAGACATAAGCAGAATAACTGCATTATCCGGGAAGGAGACTGATCTTACAAACTCTAATCTCATTGCTGACCCAACACTATCCGGAAAGGTGGTTGTTATTCCCCAAAAAGATGTAGCAGCAATAGCTTCAATTTTTGATAGGATAACTGACGAGCCTGGACGGCAAGTTGCAGAAGACCGACTTTTGATGATTATTGGCAATCAGCAGGTTGATGATGTAAGCAGTTTCATTGATGGCGGGGGGAACGGTAACTTACCGGCTGAAGAATCATTGTTAAATCAGGTCGAGGGTGCTAAGGCGCCGGCTGTTGGCAGTGTAGATCAGCCTAATACCATGAGTCGCATTGCTCAATCCGTGTTACCTGGAACGGTAAGTAACAGTCGTGCTACCGATGCGGCGTCACCATCCAAAACATCTGGGAGAATAACTAACGAGCCTGAACGGCAAGTTATAGATCAACTCCCATTAGTCAATGTTAATCAGCAGGCTAAAGGTTTAAACAATAGTCTTATTGGCAATGAAAAGAAAGATGGCTTAACAGATGAAGGCTTGTTGTCGACGCAAACCGGGGTTGCCAAAGACTCAACTGCTAATAATGTTGATGGAACATCTTCCACCCCATTTGCTCATCGACTGGAAAATCTAATGCTGCCTACAAGTGATGCAAAGCAGGCGATTCCTGGGGAAATTCAGCATCAGCAGCAGGCTGATCCTCCTACCGATGTTCATCAAGTTATTAGCCAGATCATTGAGCAAGCAAGAATTATCAATAAACCGAATAACACAGAAATGGTTATCAAGCTCAAACCTGAGCATCTTGGCGAACTTACCCTTAAAGTTGTTGTAGATAATGGGACGGTAAATGCCAGCTTTCACTCCGGCAATACTGAAGTGCGCAATATCATTGAAGCTTCTTTGCCGCAACTTAAGCAAGACTTGGTCAATAGCGGTTTAAAAGTGGAAAACGTAACTGTTTACGCTGGTTTAAGCCAATTTTTGCCTAATCATGACCAGGACCGTGGCTCACGTCAGCAGCAAGTTAAGTTTACCAATAAGAAACCGGCAGACGGTTTTATCGAGGCTGTTGAGAGTGAGCTTGAACCAGGTAAAATGAGCGGGTTTGGTAGCCAATCTGGTGTGGATTACCGCATTTAAGGAGGAGGAGGTGTGCAATATGTCTAGTGTAAATGCTGCGACCGGCACGAGTCAGAGTACGGCTAACTCTGCCCAGACTACCCGTACCAAAAATGATAATCTGGGTAAAGATGATTTTTTGAAGCTATTAGTTACTCAGCTCAGATATCAAGATCCTATGAAACCCATGGAGGATAAGGAGTTTATCGCTCAAATGGCACAATTTTCAACTCTGGAACAAATGCAGAACATGAACTCGACTATGGAAATGACTCAGGCCAGTGGCTTGATCGGCCTGAAAGTAACCTGGCGTAGCGATAGCGGGCAAGAAAAATCAGGAGTGGTAAGCGCTGTAAGGTTGGTTAATGGACAACCCAAACTTGTTATTGGCGATACCTCCATTGAAATGAGCCAAGTAAGCGCTGTTGAGATTCCGAAAGGAAGTTAAGAACATGGCTGACAATCGTATTTATCATCCCTATCAACCATTATCTCCTGTCAATGCACCGGCACAGTCAACAGGTTCTCAGCCGGGAGCAGCAACCGGCAAGCAGGCGTTTGGTCCTAGTTTTGAGCAATTGTTACAACAGGAAATTGCCGGTGTTAAGTTTTCGCAACATGCGTTGCAACGTTTGAATAGCCGGCAAATTAAGCTTGACAGTAATCAACTTAACCAGCTCAGCCAAGCGGTTAATAAAGCGGCGCAAAAAGGAGCCAAAGAATCACTTATTTTAATGAATAACAACTTGGCGTTTGTGGTAAGCGTTAAAAACAAAACGGTAATAACGGCTATGGATGGCGCCAGTATTAAAGATAACGTGTTTACCAATATTGACAGCGCGGTAATTGTCTAGGGCTGGACCTCTCAAGGAAGCCCTCCAAGCTGCCGACTGATAGAGGCAGCTTACTTAAAAGTTTTATAATCAGGAGGTCGTTTATTTATGATGCGTTCTTTGTTTGCCGCTATGTCGGGTCTAAAAAATCACCAGACCCGCATGGATGTTATCGGCAACAATATTGCCAACGTCAATACGGTTGGTTTTAAAAGCAGTACTGTGAACTTTCAGGATGTGTTAAGCCAGACATTGCAGGCGGCATCGGCAGCGCAAGGCAACCGTGGCGGCACCAACCCGATGCAGGTCGGCCTGGGCATGGGCCTGGCCAGTATTAGTACTGATTTTACCGACGGTAGTCCGGAGGCTACCGGCCGGCTGACTGATTTAGCCATTTCCGGCTCCGGCTTTTTTATGGTTTCCGATGGTACTAATCAGCTATATACCAGGGCGGGTAATTTCGACTTTGATCCGAACGGCAATTTTATTGATATCAGTACCGGTTATACGGTTTACGGCTGGCAAGCCAACTCGAGCGGCATTATCAATACCAATACGCCGGCCACTCCGATTTCGATCGGTGCCAATATCAATATGCCCGGATTGACAACGACTTCCATGGAGTTCAGCGAAAATTTGGCAGCAGACGCCCATATTGGCAGTACGGTACAAGGAACAATTAACGTCTATGATTCTCTGGGGGTAGCTCATAAAGTTACTACCACTTTCACTAAAGTAGGTACAAATACGTGGGTTTATAATAATACGGTGCCGGATGCTACGGCAGGATCAATAACAAATGGCATTGGTGAACTGACATTTGATAGTACAGGAGCTCTGCAGAGCAAGAAGATCGTCGATCCTGCTTCAATTACGTCAAATACGATCAATGTTAGTGCTCTCACTTTAAATAACACGGCTGATTCAAAAGATACGCAGTATGTCACCGTTTTTGACGCAAATAAGAATTTGCATACCTTAAAAATAACGTTTACCTATAATGGCCTTGATGCAAACAGTAAGCCTAATTGGAGTTATACACTGACTGAAGAGGGGGGGACCGGTTCTCCGGTAAGCGGCACAATTGGGACTGCCGGACCAGGGGTAACATATACGGGTTTACCAACAACATATGATTACAGCGGTGGTACGGCAAGCATTACATGGCCCGCATATACTGTAAGCAGTGCTCCTACGCTCCTTACTGCTAATGCTGCCTATAGCCCATATACCACCCAGCCTAATCCGCCTGATCTAAAATTTGCTACGAACAACGGCGCAAATCCGTTAGCCGTCGGCCAAGATATGAGTGCTCTTACTCAGTACGGTGCTGACGGAAAGTCCACCGCGTGGATTAAATCACAAAACGGTTATCCCCAAGGTGAGCTGCAAAAATATTCTATCAACGTGGATGGTATAATTCTAGGCACATATTCGAACAACCAATCACGCAGTCTGGGGCAGGTGGCCTTGGCCAATTTTGCCAACCCGGGCGGCCTGACACGTACCGGGAGTTCCTTCTTTATGCAATCAGCCAATTCCGGTGAAGCACAAATCGGTACTAGTGGGACTGGCGGGCGCGGGTCTCTTCTTCCCGGCAATCTGGAAATGTCTAATGTGGATTTGGCCAAAGAGTTTAGTAATATGATCGTTACTCAACGCGGATTCCAGGCTAACTCCAAGATTATTTCGACTACCGACGAAATGCTGCAAGAACTGGCCAACCTTAAACGGTAATTAGTGGAAGGTAGCGGGGGGATTGCCTCCCTCCCGCTACCTATTTTTTAGAAATATAGTAAGGAGGGACTGTCATGATAAAGGTTACCAAGCTTAAAGCGCAAGGCTGCGATTTTGTGGTTAATGCGGAGTTAATAGAAACGATTGAAGAAACTCCTGATACTGTCATTACGTTGACCAGTGGCAAGAAATTGATTGTCGAGGAGTCAATGGATGAGGTGGTGCGCAAAGTAATGGATTATCGCCGGGCGTTGTTTAGAAATATGCGGTAAAAAATGACACGAACATAATGTTTGCGTGTTGGCACGCAGGTCATTAATCAAACACGCTAAATAATGGAGTAATGGAGGTGTGCCAGTGGCTGAAGAGGAAAAACCTAAAAAAATGTCGATGATGGTAGTCATCATCTTGATTGTGGTTGGTTTAATTTTAGCCGGTGGTATTTCGTATTTGATTGCGACCCGGGTTGTGTCTGATAAGACTGTGGAAAAAAAAGCTGCCCAGCATGAACCGGGACAGTTTATTAAGCTGGGCGATGTCAAGGAGGGTCTTATTCTCAATATTGGTGGTGTTAATAGCGGACGCTATCTCAAAATTGGATTAATTGTGGAACTAAAACCTGATAAGAATGCGCCACCCAAAGAAGGCAAGCTGCCGTCGCCTGAAGAGATAAAAATTCAAGACACTGCTATATATGTTTTGCGGTCGCAAAAAATTGAAGATTTCGATCCGGCCAAACAAGACCAGCTTAAAGAGTTATTAAAAAATGAAATAAATAAAACTCTTGGTGAAGAGCGAGTCTATGATATCTATATTACCAATTTTGTTTTACAGTAGATTCACTACAGTAATTTTAGTATAATAAAAATGACTATTAGTTAACTATAGATTACTTTTGATAATTTACTGATTTCTGGTACGGAGGAGGGGGAGGATTGGCAGGGTCAGATGTTTTGTCGCAAGCCGAAATAGACGAACTTTTATCAGCTTTGTCTACCGGTGTTGTAACTGCAGAAGAAATAAAAACGGAAGAAAAACAGCGCAAAATCAAGACATATGATTTTAGGCGCCCAGATAAGTTTTCTAAAGATCAAATACGTACTATTTATATGTTGCATGAAAATTTTGCCCGGCTGATTAATACCTATCTGTCAGCACATCTTAGGACTTTAATTCATATTGATGTCGCGTCTGTTGACCAGCTGACTTATGAGGAGTTTATCCGGTCAATGCCAAACCCCAGCGTTATCAGTATTTTCCAGATGCGTCCGCTCAAAGGCAATGCAATATTCGAGATAAATCCTAATATTGTCTTGGCTATTATTGACCGGCTGTTCGGCGGTCCAGGCTTGCCACCCGCTAAGCCTCGTTCATTGACTGACATCGAGGAGGCCATTATTCGACGGGTCATTAATAAGGCTTTGGAGAGTATGCAGGAAGCCTGGAAACAGGTTGTGGCCATTGAACCCCGCATGGAAGCGCTGGAGACCAATCCTCAGTTTACTCAGATTGTTCCTCCTAACGACATGGTGGTGTTAATTACTCTTCAGGCCAAAATAGGTCAGGCTGAAGGCTTAATTAACATCTGTATCCCATATCTGGTACTTGAACCGATTATGTCGAAGCTTACAACAACGTTTTGGGTTGCTTCAGCAGCTGCCAAGCAATCTTCACCAGAAACCATGAATGCCCTCCAACGGAAGCTGGCGAGAACTCTCATTCCGGTTGTTGTTGAACTGGGGTGTGCTACTGTTACCGTCCGCGAGCTTTTGGATTTGGGGGTGGGTGATGTGTTACAACTGGAAACTAAAGCAGAGAGTGAATTAAGTGTAATTATTGGTAACAGGGAAAAGTTTAAGTGTAAACCGGGTTTGGTCGGCAATAAGAATGCGGTACAAATTACTCAAGTAATTTCCCAAGGAGATGATAATGATGAGTGACGGATTTCTGTCACAAGAAGAAATTGACGCTTTATTAAGAGGCGAACCAATGGCAGCCTCGCCATCTCCGGCTGGACCTGATTTGTCAGACATTGAGAAAGATGCCTTGGGGGAAATTGGAAATATTTCTATGGGTACCGCTGCTACAACGTTGTCTGTACTTTTAGGAAGACGGGTATCCATTACTACACCAAAGGTTTCTATATCGACTCTAAATGAAATAAAGCGTCAGTATCCCCTACCGTATTTGGTTATTGAAGTCGGCTATACCCAAGGTATATTGGGTACCAATATTTTGGCTATGCGTGAACAGGACGCGCTTATTATTGCCGACTTAATGATGGGCGGTGATGGAACTAACCCGCCATCAGAACTTAACGAACTGTATATGAGTGCTGTCAGTGAATCAATGAACCAGATGATGGGTTCAACAGCAACTTCGATATCCACAATTTTTAAGAAGAAGGTGGATATTGCTCCTCCTAAAGTTAATTTGTTAGATTTTGCCGTAGATCCTAACGTTACTAATGTTATCTCAGGTGAGGAAGCTTTGGTATGTGTTTCTTTCCGCATGGAAGTGGAAGAACTTATTGACAGTGAACTTATGCAAATATTGCCGCTCAATGTTGCCAAGGAAATGGTAGAAAATTTAATGACGGCTGTTCAACAGCCGGTAGCTCCACCATCGCCACCGCCGCAAGCAGAGCCCGCTTCGCCCAGAACGGTAGCTACACCACCGCCTGCACCAGCGTATGCCCAGCCGGCACCGCAACCTAAGCAGCAGACTGTTCAAAATGTTGCCGTTCAACCTGTCCAGTTTGCACCGCTAAAGCCGTCAGGAACGCCTGGTACTGACACTAATATCGGCCTTATCATGGATGTACCGCTACAAATCACTGTTGAATTGGGACGGACTCGTAAACTCATCCGTGATATTTTAGAATTGACGCCAGGTTCAATTGTTGAGTTAGATAAGTTGGCTGGCGAACCTGTAGATATTTTAGTTAATGGTAAGCTGATTGCCAAAGGTGAAGTTGTGGTAATCGACGAGAACTTCGGGGTGAGAATTACAGATATAGTAAGTCCGTTGGAACGTGCGAATAATCTTCAGTAGTAGTAAATTTTAATTCATATTTTGAGATAGGGGAGATAAGTTAATGGCCATTAAAGTTTTAATTGTCGACGATGCTGCATTTATGAGAATGATGATTAAAGATATTTTATCCAAAAACGGCTATGAAATTATTGGTGAAGCGGAAAACGGCCTGAAGGCAGTTGAAAAATATCAGGAGCTTAAACCTGATTTGACTACTATGGATATCACTATGCCGGAAATGGATGGAATTACTGCCGTAAAACAAATTAAAAAAATTGATCCGGGTGCGAAAATTATTATGTGTAGTGCCATGGGGCAACAGGCAATG is a window of Sporomusaceae bacterium ACPt DNA encoding:
- the mltF gene encoding Membrane-bound lytic murein transglycosylase F, coding for MLQGVNQVIQKINDIERRFSRVTPEPALSGDFATAFASATAQQQVSIKAAAANVSAEGGDISKMVYLAAVKYGVNPKLALAVAQAESGLSPNVVSPAGAVGVMQLMPETARSLGIRNINDARENIDGGVRYLKQMLTMFDNDVTKAVAAYNAGPQAVKNYNGIPPYRETRDYVARVLSLAK
- the swrD gene encoding Swarming motility protein SwrD, whose product is MIKVTKLKAQGCDFVVNAELIETIEETPDTVITLTSGKKLIVEESMDEVVRKVMDYRRALFRNMR
- the fliM gene encoding Flagellar motor switch protein FliM; amino-acid sequence: MAGSDVLSQAEIDELLSALSTGVVTAEEIKTEEKQRKIKTYDFRRPDKFSKDQIRTIYMLHENFARLINTYLSAHLRTLIHIDVASVDQLTYEEFIRSMPNPSVISIFQMRPLKGNAIFEINPNIVLAIIDRLFGGPGLPPAKPRSLTDIEEAIIRRVINKALESMQEAWKQVVAIEPRMEALETNPQFTQIVPPNDMVVLITLQAKIGQAEGLINICIPYLVLEPIMSKLTTTFWVASAAAKQSSPETMNALQRKLARTLIPVVVELGCATVTVRELLDLGVGDVLQLETKAESELSVIIGNREKFKCKPGLVGNKNAVQITQVISQGDDNDE
- the cheY_1 gene encoding Chemotaxis protein CheY, giving the protein MAIKVLIVDDAAFMRMMIKDILSKNGYEIIGEAENGLKAVEKYQELKPDLTTMDITMPEMDGITAVKQIKKIDPGAKIIMCSAMGQQAMVIEAIQSGARDFIVKPFQPDRVLEAVRKAVG